In Brevibacillus brevis, a genomic segment contains:
- the ssb gene encoding single-stranded DNA-binding protein, producing the protein MRYTTSGIAVTTFTLAVNRPYANQEGERQADFINIVTWQKLADLCANYLRKGRQVGVEGRLQTRSYENQEGRKVYVTEVVADRAYFLDKAQDDQANNPHSNHDPFASADPFADPFGGSGKPIHITDDDLPF; encoded by the coding sequence ATGCGCTACACGACAAGCGGAATCGCTGTTACGACGTTTACGCTGGCCGTGAATCGCCCGTATGCCAATCAAGAAGGAGAACGGCAAGCGGATTTTATCAACATCGTAACTTGGCAAAAACTTGCCGATCTGTGCGCAAACTACTTGCGCAAGGGCCGACAAGTTGGGGTGGAAGGAAGGCTGCAAACCCGGTCATACGAAAACCAGGAAGGCCGAAAAGTATACGTGACAGAGGTTGTGGCGGACCGTGCTTATTTCCTTGATAAAGCACAGGATGATCAAGCAAACAACCCGCATTCTAACCATGATCCTTTTGCCTCGGCAGATCCATTTGCCGATCCTTTTGGTGGCTCAGGAAAACCAATCCATATTACGGATGACGATTTGCCGTTCTAG
- a CDS encoding PD-(D/E)XK nuclease family protein, whose translation MSWKWSYSRLFKYDSCPHAYYFRYVLGMPEKETEAMANGKQFHEVIASSVLRQPPPVGIPKDVQELALKAYRMLQTHIFKGEIVAVEREIVTPITETDLFHVVIDLIVQYDLFSLTIYDWKTSWAVYEVMQKPKQLLLYAWSAWQSGLYASEVAYLFPRKNVIKTAQVTPEAIAETLEWAKLKIHQARAAYQELKKGTQPEIAFPPKLGSSCTNCSFIRECPMTKKYQVH comes from the coding sequence GTGAGCTGGAAATGGAGCTACAGCCGACTCTTCAAATATGACTCCTGCCCCCATGCGTACTATTTCCGGTACGTGTTGGGGATGCCGGAGAAGGAAACGGAAGCAATGGCGAACGGGAAGCAATTCCACGAAGTCATTGCTTCTTCTGTTTTAAGGCAGCCGCCGCCGGTGGGAATTCCGAAAGACGTGCAGGAGTTGGCATTAAAGGCGTATCGAATGTTGCAAACCCACATTTTCAAAGGGGAAATTGTAGCGGTCGAGCGTGAAATCGTCACTCCCATTACGGAAACGGATCTGTTCCATGTGGTGATTGATCTCATTGTCCAGTACGATTTGTTTTCCCTCACAATTTACGACTGGAAAACATCCTGGGCAGTCTATGAGGTCATGCAGAAGCCCAAGCAACTGCTTCTTTATGCTTGGAGCGCGTGGCAATCCGGTCTTTACGCTTCGGAGGTCGCTTATCTGTTTCCAAGGAAGAATGTCATCAAAACCGCACAGGTAACGCCTGAAGCGATTGCGGAAACCCTCGAATGGGCCAAGTTGAAGATTCACCAGGCGAGAGCCGCCTATCAGGAACTGAAAAAAGGGACACAACCGGAGATAGCTTTCCCGCCCAAATTGGGAAGCAGCTGCACCAACTGCAGCTTTATCCGCGAATGTCCCATGACGAAAAAATACCAAGTTCATTGA
- a CDS encoding DUF932 domain-containing protein: protein MMNYMHNAGENFKRILDELNRQAQQKEDFVVPANQVRMRDDGHFTFQTLFTNAVASPATEWAENQMYQKLELPARFMRRCPSDLRATNFNYFAERLPGDEEWMLRTYRSRSEQLGPMIRGALSKDYSRFDDDQFLGMIESMIGTEEDHRISYWYRDERGMHLRIVFPDLTRNIGRTLEGRPDVHMVGVHLSNSEVGARSVTIQPMVYRLVCSNGLMRWTHDGDVFKQRHIHLREKEMYARVAEAFTSAVKAGDDMLERALAAKEVKVENPLDFIKTLAKDKKYSQSMTDTITSNYMIEPGDSLFYVMQAMTRAAQTLQGDARVELEQDAGELLTKVAV from the coding sequence ATGATGAATTACATGCACAATGCAGGAGAAAATTTCAAGCGGATTTTGGACGAACTGAACCGTCAAGCACAGCAAAAAGAAGATTTCGTTGTACCGGCTAATCAGGTACGGATGCGTGACGATGGACACTTTACGTTCCAGACACTTTTTACGAATGCGGTCGCCAGCCCGGCAACTGAATGGGCGGAAAACCAGATGTATCAAAAACTGGAGTTGCCGGCTCGCTTCATGCGCCGCTGCCCAAGTGATTTGAGGGCAACGAACTTTAACTACTTCGCAGAGCGGCTGCCAGGGGACGAGGAATGGATGTTGCGTACGTATCGGTCACGATCCGAACAACTGGGCCCCATGATTCGTGGTGCCTTGTCCAAGGATTACAGCCGGTTTGATGATGATCAGTTCCTCGGCATGATCGAATCCATGATTGGGACAGAGGAAGACCATCGGATTTCATACTGGTACCGCGATGAGCGCGGCATGCACCTGCGTATTGTGTTCCCTGATCTGACAAGAAATATCGGGAGAACACTGGAGGGTCGACCGGATGTCCACATGGTAGGGGTCCATTTGTCCAACTCCGAAGTGGGGGCTCGCTCGGTTACGATCCAACCGATGGTATACCGCCTGGTTTGCTCGAATGGCTTGATGCGCTGGACCCATGACGGGGACGTGTTCAAGCAGCGCCACATTCACCTGCGGGAGAAGGAGATGTACGCCCGGGTAGCCGAAGCGTTTACGTCTGCCGTCAAAGCCGGGGATGACATGTTGGAACGGGCTTTGGCTGCCAAAGAGGTCAAGGTGGAAAACCCGCTTGATTTCATCAAAACGCTGGCCAAGGACAAAAAATACAGTCAATCCATGACGGATACCATCACCAGTAATTACATGATAGAACCTGGTGACAGCCTGTTCTACGTCATGCAGGCCATGACCCGTGCCGCCCAAACTCTTCAAGGGGATGCTCGGGTGGAGCTGGAACAAGATGCCGGCGAACTGCTCACCAAGGTAGCTGTCTAA
- the radC gene encoding DNA repair protein RadC — protein MFQYECFATDFVQKAKESVSFYGTKEANLNDLLTIIIGNEADAVIIHKLAGIGIQQLASMSAHEIMELVPISEMAAQRIVASFGLAHKYVTSPREKRISIRLPRDVAELMMPEMRYLTQEHFICLFLNTKNRVIGKQTIFIGSLDASVVHPREVFKEAIKRSAANVICLHNHPSGDPTPSREDIKVTKNLMEAGEVVGIPLLDHVIIGDDGYISLKEQRYI, from the coding sequence ATGTTTCAGTACGAATGCTTTGCAACGGATTTTGTCCAAAAAGCCAAGGAAAGCGTATCGTTCTACGGGACGAAGGAAGCAAATCTGAACGATCTGTTGACGATCATTATCGGAAACGAAGCGGATGCTGTAATCATTCATAAGTTAGCTGGCATCGGGATTCAACAACTCGCTTCGATGTCTGCCCATGAAATCATGGAGCTTGTGCCCATCAGTGAAATGGCAGCACAGCGGATCGTCGCCTCCTTTGGATTGGCACACAAATATGTAACCAGCCCAAGAGAGAAAAGGATTTCCATTCGTCTCCCGCGTGATGTAGCGGAACTAATGATGCCTGAAATGAGGTACTTAACGCAGGAACATTTTATATGTCTGTTTCTGAATACAAAAAATCGTGTAATCGGTAAGCAGACAATCTTTATCGGAAGTTTGGATGCATCGGTTGTCCATCCCCGAGAGGTTTTTAAAGAGGCGATCAAGAGGAGCGCAGCAAATGTGATTTGTCTGCACAATCATCCGAGTGGTGATCCCACGCCCAGTCGAGAAGACATAAAAGTAACAAAAAACCTAATGGAAGCAGGAGAAGTTGTTGGCATCCCATTACTGGATCACGTCATTATTGGGGATGACGGATACATTAGTTTAAAGGAACAGAGGTACATATAG
- the dnaN gene encoding DNA polymerase III subunit beta, with the protein MKKIVIKDSERLIADLSKAYRAVAKQTTIPILTGFHLQFTGESLTITGSDTDNTIQITEENNCSSSKPCAIVVPARIFLDIVRKLPAGEIQLKIGTNEISISAGKSTFEIKTMEADEYPSFPFDDTGVCVEIQASDLANGLRLGYACAVSTTRPTLQGIHIFGKEKAVTFVATDAHRLGTWTVQLEQVIPLPKMILPARAAEEMIKLVEDATDKVTIHCTENTLRMSHQNVTYVSRLISGTYPDTSRVIPTNFSTTFVANRDELVKVLERVSIVSKEGKTNMCRLQVIPSAMPSLLISASQEGMGKVQEEVFISDLEGEMFEMKFSTKYLLDALRHMNVKEVMFHASGVNAPLIIRPTGNEPGFALILPVRSV; encoded by the coding sequence ATGAAGAAAATTGTGATCAAGGATTCAGAACGCTTAATTGCTGATCTTTCGAAAGCGTACCGGGCCGTTGCAAAACAGACGACGATTCCGATTCTCACCGGTTTTCATCTCCAATTCACGGGAGAATCTTTGACCATTACCGGCTCGGATACGGATAACACCATCCAGATTACGGAAGAAAACAATTGCTCATCATCTAAACCGTGCGCGATCGTCGTACCGGCTCGAATATTCCTGGACATTGTGCGTAAGCTGCCGGCAGGTGAGATCCAGCTGAAAATTGGAACAAATGAGATCTCCATCTCTGCAGGGAAATCGACTTTCGAGATTAAGACAATGGAAGCGGATGAGTACCCTTCTTTTCCCTTTGACGATACAGGCGTTTGTGTTGAGATCCAAGCATCGGATTTGGCAAATGGGTTACGTTTGGGATACGCATGCGCGGTATCGACTACGCGTCCCACTCTGCAGGGAATCCATATTTTTGGTAAGGAAAAGGCAGTAACGTTTGTTGCAACGGATGCTCACAGGCTGGGAACGTGGACCGTTCAGTTGGAACAAGTGATCCCGCTACCCAAGATGATTTTACCTGCAAGAGCTGCTGAAGAGATGATCAAGCTGGTTGAGGATGCGACCGATAAGGTCACCATCCACTGCACGGAGAACACGTTGCGAATGTCTCACCAAAACGTGACATATGTGTCACGACTGATTTCGGGTACCTATCCGGATACATCCAGGGTAATCCCGACCAATTTTTCCACCACATTTGTGGCAAATCGGGATGAGTTAGTCAAGGTGCTGGAGCGGGTGAGTATCGTCTCCAAGGAAGGAAAGACCAATATGTGTCGCTTGCAGGTGATCCCATCCGCAATGCCTTCTTTGCTCATTTCGGCCAGCCAGGAGGGAATGGGAAAAGTACAGGAGGAAGTGTTTATCTCGGATCTCGAAGGCGAAATGTTTGAGATGAAGTTCAGCACGAAATATCTCCTGGATGCGTTGCGCCATATGAATGTGAAGGAAGTTATGTTTCATGCATCTGGAGTCAATGCACCGCTCATTATACGGCCGACAGGTAATGAACCAGGGTTTGCCCTGATACTACCTGTACGGTCGGTATAA
- the nadA gene encoding quinolinate synthase NadA, which translates to MNFLELVQQQSGSMMPEHYKTMAVEEMEAEVRRIKEKMGSRLFIPCHHYQKDEVVQFADAIGDSLQLAQISAKNTEAEFIVFCGVHFMAETADILTSDEQKVILPDMWAGCSLADMADLPQTERGWEAMQKQFGDTILPLTYINSTAAIKAFVGEQGGATVTSSNARPMLEWAFTQKERVLFLPDQHLGRNTAYDLGIPLEQMAVWDPVQEAFECAGDLDQVKIILWKGHCSVHALFTPENVKHVRTRHPDAKIIVHPECAREVVALADFAGSTKTIIDMIQKAEPGSKWAVGTEMNLVNRLAKQMPDKEVFSLNPVMCACLTMNRIDLPHLLWALESLEKGEIINPITVDPDLAAKAKWALDRMLEPKTSC; encoded by the coding sequence ATGAATTTCCTGGAACTGGTTCAGCAGCAAAGCGGCAGCATGATGCCGGAGCATTACAAAACAATGGCAGTGGAAGAAATGGAAGCGGAAGTCCGCCGCATCAAGGAAAAAATGGGCAGCCGGCTGTTCATCCCCTGCCATCATTATCAAAAAGATGAGGTCGTGCAATTTGCCGATGCCATCGGAGATTCCCTGCAGCTGGCGCAGATCTCCGCGAAAAATACGGAAGCGGAGTTCATCGTATTTTGCGGCGTGCACTTCATGGCAGAAACAGCCGATATTCTGACGAGCGATGAACAGAAAGTGATTTTGCCCGACATGTGGGCGGGCTGTTCCCTGGCGGACATGGCCGATCTTCCGCAAACCGAACGGGGTTGGGAAGCGATGCAAAAGCAGTTTGGCGATACCATTCTGCCGCTGACCTATATCAATTCCACAGCCGCCATCAAAGCGTTCGTGGGTGAACAGGGCGGTGCAACCGTGACTTCCTCCAATGCCCGGCCAATGCTGGAATGGGCATTTACCCAAAAGGAACGGGTGCTCTTCTTGCCCGACCAGCACCTCGGCCGAAACACGGCTTACGATTTGGGGATCCCCCTGGAGCAAATGGCGGTCTGGGACCCGGTTCAGGAAGCGTTCGAATGCGCCGGCGATCTGGACCAGGTCAAAATCATCCTGTGGAAAGGGCACTGTTCCGTCCACGCCCTGTTCACTCCGGAAAACGTGAAACATGTCCGTACCCGTCATCCCGACGCCAAGATCATCGTCCATCCCGAATGTGCGCGGGAAGTGGTGGCGCTGGCCGATTTCGCCGGGTCCACGAAAACCATCATCGACATGATTCAAAAGGCGGAGCCGGGCAGCAAATGGGCGGTCGGCACGGAAATGAATCTGGTCAACCGGTTGGCGAAGCAGATGCCGGACAAGGAAGTGTTTTCCCTGAATCCGGTCATGTGCGCCTGCCTGACGATGAACCGGATTGATCTGCCGCATTTGCTGTGGGCCCTGGAAAGCCTGGAAAAGGGAGAAATCATCAATCCGATTACAGTCGATCCGGATCTTGCAGCGAAAGCAAAATGGGCCCTGGATCGGATGCTGGAGCCGAAAACGAGCTGTTGA
- a CDS encoding FAD-dependent monooxygenase, protein MKTSLRVGIVGGGIGGVALARSLWRRGISFHLFEQAAEFREVGAGIQMTPNAVKVLKSLGLENGIEQVGFLPEAMVGRSWETGEELFRTPLKDTFVNLFGAEYYHVHRADLHSILAEGLPENCITFNVKCVDVRLKDDRAVAVFDNGSEFEADLIVGADGIRSVVRGALWGKDAPAFTGHMCWRALVPVDSFPLPIVLPAVTFWFGPKAHVVTYYVKGGKAVNIVACKETDEWVKESWTEPSSTQELLQAYDGWHSDLIRLFERTDNSQVFKWGLYDRDPMKQWSKGHATLLGDAAHPMLPYLSQGAAMAIEDAYVLSEALVYFDGNVPLALKAYETERLSRTRDVQLQSRERGRTYHLETPEEQRRRDLALKERQAENPNAVGISAEWVYEYDATTCPQRFRKSAASV, encoded by the coding sequence ATGAAAACGTCTTTACGTGTCGGTATTGTCGGCGGAGGGATTGGCGGGGTCGCTTTGGCAAGATCCTTGTGGCGCCGGGGTATTTCCTTTCATTTGTTTGAACAGGCAGCGGAATTTCGGGAAGTCGGGGCCGGAATCCAAATGACGCCGAATGCGGTCAAGGTACTGAAATCACTCGGTCTTGAAAACGGGATTGAGCAGGTTGGGTTCTTGCCGGAAGCGATGGTGGGCCGCAGTTGGGAAACAGGTGAAGAATTGTTTCGAACTCCCTTAAAGGATACTTTCGTCAATCTTTTTGGCGCCGAGTACTACCATGTACATCGCGCAGACCTGCACAGTATCCTGGCTGAAGGACTACCGGAAAATTGCATCACTTTTAACGTCAAATGTGTCGATGTCAGACTGAAAGATGACAGGGCCGTAGCCGTCTTTGACAACGGATCGGAATTCGAGGCGGACCTCATCGTTGGCGCGGACGGGATCCGTTCTGTCGTCCGGGGGGCATTGTGGGGCAAGGATGCCCCCGCGTTTACGGGGCACATGTGCTGGAGGGCGCTGGTTCCGGTCGATTCCTTCCCGCTGCCTATTGTGCTGCCGGCCGTCACGTTCTGGTTTGGACCCAAGGCGCATGTGGTTACCTACTACGTCAAGGGCGGCAAGGCCGTCAATATTGTGGCCTGCAAAGAGACCGATGAATGGGTGAAGGAATCCTGGACTGAGCCCAGTTCCACCCAGGAACTGCTTCAGGCGTACGACGGCTGGCATTCCGACCTGATTCGTCTCTTCGAACGTACGGATAATTCACAGGTTTTCAAATGGGGATTGTACGACCGCGACCCGATGAAACAGTGGTCCAAAGGCCATGCGACGCTATTGGGCGACGCTGCACATCCCATGCTTCCGTACCTGTCCCAGGGTGCTGCCATGGCGATCGAGGACGCGTACGTTCTTTCGGAGGCACTCGTTTATTTTGATGGAAACGTCCCCTTGGCCCTGAAAGCCTATGAAACAGAACGCCTCAGCCGTACCCGGGATGTCCAGCTCCAATCCCGTGAAAGAGGACGTACGTATCACCTGGAAACGCCGGAAGAGCAGCGCCGCCGGGATCTTGCGCTCAAGGAAAGACAGGCGGAAAATCCCAACGCAGTCGGCATCAGCGCCGAGTGGGTATACGAATACGACGCAACCACTTGCCCCCAGCGTTTTCGGAAGTCTGCAGCGTCCGTATAA
- a CDS encoding isochorismatase family protein, with protein sequence MKLLNISEAAKLLGVSASTLRRLEHDGVVEGYGLTVIYTPGGQRRYILDEIQHLYSQQGFSGLIGFGSKPAVLVRDLTLAFTDLNSKLAIQQSGQIEAAKQLIKTAFANHCPVVFTKTIYDAAEKFSYLWGQKFPYIQLLDRNTAWVKIHPELDDFTYDMIHATVYINDFFSSPLEEFLKQREIDTVILAGTTTSGSIRATAVESLQRGYRVIIPEEAVGDRSESIQRSTLLDLNARYADIVKLEKVIQFLNETGSAKKTK encoded by the coding sequence ATGACGGTGTCGTGGAAGGATACGGATTGACTGTAATCTATACGCCTGGGGGCCAACGCAGATACATTTTGGATGAGATACAGCATCTATACTCGCAGCAGGGGTTTTCAGGACTGATCGGATTTGGAAGCAAACCTGCCGTGCTTGTCCGCGACCTCACACTGGCCTTTACCGATCTGAATTCCAAATTGGCGATTCAGCAGAGCGGGCAGATCGAAGCGGCAAAACAGTTGATTAAAACGGCTTTTGCCAATCATTGCCCCGTCGTTTTTACCAAAACCATCTATGACGCTGCAGAAAAGTTCTCCTACCTGTGGGGGCAAAAATTCCCTTACATCCAGCTGCTTGACCGAAATACCGCATGGGTGAAAATCCATCCGGAATTGGATGATTTCACCTATGACATGATTCATGCAACTGTTTACATTAATGATTTTTTTAGTTCTCCGCTGGAGGAGTTTCTAAAACAGCGGGAAATCGATACCGTCATCTTGGCGGGAACCACCACGAGCGGCAGCATCCGGGCCACAGCTGTGGAATCATTGCAGCGCGGCTACAGGGTCATCATTCCGGAAGAAGCAGTCGGCGACCGCTCCGAATCCATTCAAAGATCGACCTTGCTGGACTTGAATGCACGGTACGCAGACATCGTGAAGCTGGAAAAGGTGATTCAATTTCTGAATGAGACGGGTTCAGCGAAAAAAACAAAGTAA